CTGTCATTCCGTGGCTACGACCACTTCAGTCCAGCTTATAATATCATAAAAAGATTCTAAAATAAGTCTAATATGGCTTTATTTTCCTGGATGCCGTGATCAAGTCACGGCATGACACAGCCTTTTTTCAACGTTCGTACAGTAGTGGGTCAAGCCACGGTATGACACTGTACTTATAATAACCATAATACGGTAAATTATGAGCCGTGCAACAAACGCCTCGCCTGCGCGGGAATGACATAGAATATGCCGCACGGTACTTGTCTAATTACAGATTTCATTAACAATCCTATCAAGCCTAACACCTCTTGAGCCTTTTATTAATATAAGTTCGTCTTTACCTAATAAATTCGGTAAATCTTTTATTAAGGCATCAACATTTTCAAAATAAGCTTTGGTTATTTCTTTTGGTAATAAGTCGTAAATACATTTAGTATGAGTGCCGACTAAAAAAACTTTAGAGCAACGAGCATCAGTAATATAAGGTATTAAATCTTTATGTAGCCGCTCAGAATTTTGCCCAAGCTCTAGCATTTCCCCTATTATAGCTACCTTATTAGCATTTTTAAATAGTTTTAAATATCTTAAGGAAGCTTTCATAGATTCGGGGCTAGCATTATAATAATCACAAATTACTCGATAATTATTTGTACCGATTTTTACGGTCACTATTTCCCCGCGACCTTTAGTTAACGGAATATTGCCAAGCTGCTGTGAGGCATTTTCTAAATTTTTACCAAGCAGATAAGATACTAAAAGAATTGCGGTAAAATTTTCTGCATAATGCTTAGGTATAAAAGGTATGGTTACCTCTATATTATTATTATTTATTAAATATACTAAATGAACTTTATTATCATCATGTTTGTATGATATTAGTTTTGCATTTGTGTTATTAGAATTACCGAAGCTATATATGTTACTAATAGATAGTTTCGTAAGATTTGATAAAATATTATGATAATATTGAGTGTCCTTATTAACAATCGCTATTCCGTCCTTTACTAAATCTTCAAAAATCTCGCATTTAGCATTAGTAATTTCCTCTAAAGAATCAAAAAACTCTAAATGTGCTTCCGAGATATTAGTGATAATTGCGATATCAGGCTTTATTATTTTACTAAGTTCTTTTATCTCTCCTTTATGATTCATGCCCAGTTCAAAAATAGCATATCTTACCGTATCAGGTAGAGAAGCAAGGTTTAGAAGTATGCCGAGATAGTTGTTAAAGTTACCTCTACTAGCAAAAACATCATCAAAAGCACTTAAAACAATTTTAAGAGCTTCTTTAGTAGAAGTTTTACCGACGCTGCCGGTAATAGCGATAAATACAGCCTTAGAATTTTGCCTTTTATATTCAGCCATCTTTTTCAAAGCATCAAACGTGTCATCTACTATAATAGTTTTATGGTTTGGTACTCCTGGGATATTTCTGTTAACAATGACCGCAGTTGCGCCTTGCGTAATCGCATGAGCTACGTAATCATGCCCGTCTCTATTGCCTTTTAGGGCAATGAATAAATCGCCTTGTTGTACGTCATTAGAATTAAATTGCACTTCATTAGCCTCAATAGAGGAGGGGGCTATTATACCGAGTGCTTTACTTAGAGTTTCAGAGTTCCATATCATATATTAGTTCTATTATGTGTTATTGTACGGCTTTTAAAAAGCATTCAGTGTCATACCGTGGCTTGTCCACGGTATCTAGAAAAAAATTATAAAATAATTTTTTCATATAAATCGTCCCAGTCTGGATTTTGAGACTCAATTAAATTTAATTTCCACTGTCTTTTATATTCTTTTAATAATT
This genomic window from Rickettsia endosymbiont of Ceutorhynchus obstrictus contains:
- a CDS encoding UDP-N-acetylmuramoyl-tripeptide--D-alanyl-D-alanine ligase, whose product is MIWNSETLSKALGIIAPSSIEANEVQFNSNDVQQGDLFIALKGNRDGHDYVAHAITQGATAVIVNRNIPGVPNHKTIIVDDTFDALKKMAEYKRQNSKAVFIAITGSVGKTSTKEALKIVLSAFDDVFASRGNFNNYLGILLNLASLPDTVRYAIFELGMNHKGEIKELSKIIKPDIAIITNISEAHLEFFDSLEEITNAKCEIFEDLVKDGIAIVNKDTQYYHNILSNLTKLSISNIYSFGNSNNTNAKLISYKHDDNKVHLVYLINNNNIEVTIPFIPKHYAENFTAILLVSYLLGKNLENASQQLGNIPLTKGRGEIVTVKIGTNNYRVICDYYNASPESMKASLRYLKLFKNANKVAIIGEMLELGQNSERLHKDLIPYITDARCSKVFLVGTHTKCIYDLLPKEITKAYFENVDALIKDLPNLLGKDELILIKGSRGVRLDRIVNEICN